In Marivirga salinae, a single window of DNA contains:
- a CDS encoding class I SAM-dependent methyltransferase has translation MSKVSTTEITSDSIASDNPIHQRLLAAYVYAQPQIEGELLEIGCGTGRGLEILVNAADHYTGIDKYKSLTEELQKEYPQAKFISMHIPPLKDIADNSFDTVVSFQVIEHIKDDKTFLKEIHRVLKPGGKAIISTPNKKMTLTRNPWHVREYFAPELEELCKSIFSKVEANGIAGNDKVMDYHDKNRESVKKITRFDILNLQYRLPAPLLRIPYEFLNRLNRNKLDQADNSLVKSISVADYFVNEKAEESLDLFYTLTK, from the coding sequence ATGTCCAAAGTCTCAACCACAGAAATCACTTCTGATTCTATTGCATCAGACAATCCTATACATCAAAGATTATTGGCAGCATATGTTTATGCACAACCACAAATTGAAGGTGAATTATTGGAGATTGGTTGTGGAACAGGAAGAGGTTTAGAGATTTTAGTGAATGCTGCAGATCATTATACGGGCATAGATAAATATAAAAGTTTGACTGAGGAATTACAAAAGGAATATCCTCAAGCAAAATTTATTTCTATGCATATTCCGCCTTTGAAGGATATAGCTGATAATTCTTTTGATACCGTGGTTTCTTTTCAAGTGATAGAGCATATCAAGGATGATAAGACCTTCTTAAAGGAAATTCATAGAGTATTAAAGCCAGGTGGAAAAGCAATCATTTCTACTCCAAATAAGAAAATGACTTTGACACGAAATCCTTGGCATGTTAGGGAATATTTTGCTCCTGAGTTAGAGGAGTTATGTAAATCCATTTTCTCAAAAGTAGAAGCCAATGGAATTGCAGGAAATGATAAGGTGATGGATTATCACGATAAAAACCGAGAGTCAGTTAAGAAAATCACCCGTTTTGATATTTTAAATCTTCAATACAGATTACCAGCCCCACTACTAAGAATTCCTTACGAGTTTTTAAACAGACTTAACCGTAACAAACTGGATCAAGCTGATAATTCATTGGTAAAATCAATCTCCGTTGCAGATTATTTTGTGAATGAAAAGGCTGAAGAAAGTTTAGACTTATTTTATACTCTGACGAAATAA